In Vicia villosa cultivar HV-30 ecotype Madison, WI unplaced genomic scaffold, Vvil1.0 ctg.002149F_1_1, whole genome shotgun sequence, a genomic segment contains:
- the LOC131638043 gene encoding uroporphyrinogen decarboxylase-like, which translates to MLCGVVSTPFTSILPRNKQSYLPKSVSCSLPGAVVEHKATNVAEPLLLNAVRGVEVDRPPVWLMRQAGRYMKSYQAICEKHPSFRERSENVDLVVEISLQPWKVFKPDGVILFSDILTPLSGMNIPFDIVKGKGPVIFDPVYSAGQVDQVREFIPEESVPYVGEALSILRKEVDNKAAVLGFVGAPFTLASYVVEGGSSKHFSKIKRLAFSEPKILHSLLQKFTTSMARYIQYQADNGAQAVQIFDSWATELSPVDFEQFSLPYLKQIIDTVKKSHPELPLILYASGSGGLLERIAATGVDVVSLDWTVDMADGRRRLGPNVAIQGNVDPGVLFGSKELITDRIYDTVKKAGIGKHILNLGHGIVVGTPEENVAHFFEVAKGVRY; encoded by the exons ATGTTATGCGGCGTCGTCAGCACTCCCTTCACTTCCATCTTACCCAGAAATAAACAATCCTATCTACCCAAATCAGTCTCATGTTCCCTCCCAG GAGCTGTGGTTGAGCATAAAGCAACGAATGTTGCGGAGCCGCTTTTGCTTAATGCGGTTCGAGGAGTAGAGGTTGATAGACCTCCGGTTTGGCTCATGAGACAAGCCGGGAGGTATATGAAG AGTTACCAAGCTATATGTGAGAAACATCCTTCGTTCCGCGAAAGGTCTGAAAATGTTGATCTTGTGGTGGAGATTTCACTGCAGCCGTGGAAGGTTTTCAAGCCGGATGGG GTAATTTTGTTCTCGGATATTCTTACCCCACTTTCTGGGATGAATATTCCGTTTGATATCGTGAAAGGGAAGGGTCCGGTGATATTTGATCCTGTTTATTCAGCCGGGCAAGTTGATCAAGTGAGGGAGTTTATTCCCGAAGAATCAGTTCCATATGTCGGTGAAGCACTAAGTATTTTGAGGAAAGAG GTGGATAACAAAGCTGCCGTCCTTGGTTTCGTGGGAGCTCCATTCACCTTGGCATCGTATGTGGTTGAAGGCGGTTCATCCAAGCACTTCTCAAAAATAAAGAGATTGGCTTTCTCTGAACCAAAG ATTCTTCACTCACTACTGCAAAAATTCACGACATCCATGGCTCGATACATCCAATACCAAGCAGATAATGGAGCTCAAGCGGTTCAGATCTTTGATTCATGGGCAACAGAGCTTAGTCCAGTAGATTTCGAACAATTCAGTTTGCCTTACTTGAAGCAGATTATTGACACCGTGAAGAAAAGCCATCCAGAACTCCCACTTATCCTCTATGCGAGTGGATCAGGGGGCTTGCTTGAACGAATAGCCGCAACCGGTGTGGATGTAGTTAGCTTGGATTGGACTGTTGATATGGCTGATGGTAGAAGGCGTTTGGGACCAAATGTAGCTATTCAAGGTAACGTTGACCCCGGTGTTCTTTTTGGCTCAAAAGAGCTTATCACTGATAGGATTTATGATACTGTGAAAAAAGCTGGTATAGGGAAACATATATTGAATCTAGGTCATGGTATTGTAGTCGGTACACCTGAGGAGAATGTAGCACATTTTTTCGAGGTTGCCAAAGGAGTAAGATACTAA
- the LOC131638044 gene encoding protein NRT1/ PTR FAMILY 5.1-like produces the protein METKDDYTQDGTVDFHGKPAVPSKTGKWKACAFLVGYEAFERMAFYGVASNLVNYLTTQLHEDTVSSVRNVNNWSGSVWITPILGAYIADSHLGRFWTFTLSSLIYVLGMTLLTIAVSLKSLKPTCTNGVCNKASTSQVAFFYTALYTMAIGAGGTKPNISTFGADQFDDFNPNEKELKASFFNWWMFTSFLGALIATLGLVYIQENLGWGLGYGIPTAGLLLSLVIFYIGTPIYRHKVRTTKSPARDIIRVLIAAFKNRKLQLPNNPSDLHEYEMEYNVGRGKRQVDHTPALRFLDKAAIKKDPTSGSSRVPMTVNQVEGAKLIFGMLLIWLVTLIPSTIWAQINTLFVKQGTTLERNLGPDFKIPAASLGSFVTLSMLLSVPMYDRLFVPFMRQRTGHPRGITLLQRLGIGFSIQIIAIAIAYAVEVRRIHVIKANHILGPKDIVPMSIFWLLPQYVLIGIADVFNAIGLLEFFYDQSPEDMQSLGTTFFTSGIGVGNFLNSFLVTMTDKITGRGYRKSWIADNLNDSHLDYYYGFLLIMSSLNLLVFLWVSSRYIYKKESTRVKEALSVQMEVNPTLDASLGLQV, from the exons ATGGAAACCAAAGATGATTATACCCAAGATGGCACTGTTGATTTCCATGGCAAACCCGCTGTTCCCTCCAAAACTGGCAAATGGAAAGCTTGCGCTTTTCTCGTTG gtTATGAGGCATTTGAAAGAATGGCTTTCTATGGTGTAGCATCAAACTTGGTGAATTACCTTACCACACAACTTCATGAAGACACTGTTTCATCAGTTAGGAATGTGAATAACTGGTCAGGATCTGTTTGGATTACACCGATTCTTGGTGCTTACATAGCCGATTCTCACTTGGGTCGATTCTGGACTTTCaccctctcatctctcatttatgTCTTG GGAATGACACTTCTTACTATAGCTGTATCACTCAAGAGTTTGAAACCAACATGCACAAATGGAGTCTGTAACAAAGCCTCGACATCACAAGTTGCATTTTTCTACACAGCACTTTACACTATGGCAATTGGTGCAGGTGGGACAAAACCAAATATATCAACTTTTGGTGCTGACCAATTTGATGATTTTAATCCTAATGAGAAAGAGTTAAAGGCTTCTTTCTTCAACTGGTGGATGTTTACGTCGTTTTTAGGTGCCTTAATCGCAACTTTAGGCCTTGTATACATTCAAGAGAATTTAGGATGGGGACTTGGATATGGTATTCCTACTGCAGGTTTATTGTTGTCCTTGGTTATTTTCTATATAGGGACGCCGATTTATCGACATAAAGTTCGGACTACTAAAAGTCCTGCTAGGGACATAATTCGCGTCCTTATTGCCGCCTTTAAGAATAGAAAACTTCAACTTCCTAATAACCCTTCAGACCTGCATGAGTATGAGATGGAGTATAATGTTGGCAGGGGAAAACGGCAAGTCGATCACACTCCAGCTTTGAG GTTTTTGGACAAAGCTGCTATTAAGAAAGATCCTACTTCCGGCTCATCAAGAGTACCAATGACAGTAAACCAAGTAGAAGGAGCAAAGCTAATCTTTGGCATGCTCCTAATATGGCTAGTGACACTGATTCCAAGCACCATTTGGGCACAAATCAACACTCTTTTTGTGAAACAAGGAACCACCTTAGAGAGAAACCTTGGTCCAGATTTCAAAATTCCAGCAGCATCTCTTGGTAGCTTTGTAACCCTTTCTATGCTACTCTCAGTGCCAATGTACGACAGACTTTTCGTTCCATTCATGCGCCAGAGGACCGGCCATCCCCGAGGAATCACATTGCTTCAAAGACTTGGAATTGGATTTTCAATCCAAATCATAGCAATTGCAATTGCTTATGCAGTTGAAGTTAGAAGAATTCATGTCATAAAAGCGAATCACATTTTGGGTCCTAAAGATATTGTCCCTATGAGTATATTTTGGCTGTTACCGCAATATGTTCTTATCGGTATAGCAGATGTTTTCAATGCTATTGGATTGTTGGAGTTTTTCTATGATCAGTCCCCTGAAGATATGCAGAGTCTTGGAACAACTTTCTTCACAAGCGGAATCGGTGTTGGGAATTTCTTGAACAGCTTTTTGGTTACAATGACTGATAAGATAACAGGAAGAGGGTATAGAAAAAGCTGGATTGCTGATAACTTGAATGACTCTCACTTGGATTACTATTATGGATTTCTTTTAATCATGTCAAGTCTCAACTTGTTGGTGTTTCTTTGGGTTTCAAGTAGGTACATTTATAAGAAGGAGTCGACAAGGGTCAAAGAGGCGCTTTCCGTTCAAATGGAGGTTAACCCGACTTTGGATGCATCGCTTGGTTTACAAGTATGA
- the LOC131638030 gene encoding uncharacterized mitochondrial protein AtMg00310-like: protein MKAILRGFEMVFVLKVNFHKSKLYGIGVGDWLMETTSNFLACDIEEIPFKFLGVKVQGNPRKSAMWGDVISHVKSKLEVWRGRRLSHVGRVVMINSVLNVIPTYTLSFYRVPKKVLQRLCQLQGNFLWNRKENSRAIHWASWKTVCKTKEQGGLGVKDIEVMNMALLNKWKWRILKESDKPWVNILNSRYDNIKVKVLEGDAFVLSSRYSIWWRDLINCELDLPTGFCKFAGIINCSVENGGDTALWQARWVCDQSLSEAFTEIHERVIDKNTSIASAGVWEGYE from the coding sequence ATGAAAGCTATTCTTCGCGGTTTTGAAATGGTATTCGTCCTCAAAGTAAACTTTCATAAAAGTAAGCTTTACGGAATTGGTGTGGGAGACTGGTTAATGGAAACGACGTCGAATTTTCTGGCTTGTGACATAGAGGAGATACCTTTCAAGTTCCTAGGAGTTAAGGTGCAAGGAAATCCGAGGAAGTCGGCAATGTGGGGAGACGTCATATCTCACGTTAAATCGAAACTGGAGGTTTGGAGGGGAAGAAGGCTATCTCATGTGGGAAGAGTGGTGATGATCAATTCAGTTCTGAATGTAATTCCCACATATACGCTATCCTTCTACAGAGTGCCCAAAAAGGTCTTGCAAAGATTGTGTCAACTACAAGGAAATTTTCTATGGAACCGGAAGGAAAACTCCAGAGCGATTCACTGGGCCAGTTGGAAAACGGTTTGCAAGACTAAAGAACAAGGAGGATTGGGAGTGAAGGACATCGAAGTCATGAACATGGCTTTGTTAAACAAGTGGAAATGGAGGATTCTTAAGGAATCTGACAAACCGTGGGTGAATATCCTAAACAGTCGTTACGACAATATCAAGGTCAAGGTCCTGGAAGGTGATGCTTTTGTTTTATCTAGTAGATATTCTATATGGTGGAGAGATCTTATAAATTGTGAGCTCGATCTTCCGACTGGTTTTTGTAAATTTGCAGGCATTATTAATTGTTCAGTCGAAAATGGAGGTGACACAGCTCTGTGGCAGGCGAGATGGGTCTGTGACCAATCTCTTAGTGAAGCTTTTACAGAAATTCATGAAAGGGTGATAGACAAGAATACCAGCATAGCTTCAGCCGGAGTGTGGGAAGGTTATGAATGA